AGTCTTTAGTCATATTCTTATACTCCTCTGAAAACAGACCATTTTCACCCTTGATAGTGATTTCTTCTGCTTCATATTCCATGTGAGAATGTCCTTTTTTTATCTCTAATAAAACTCTTAAAGGTGATTTATTGAAAATGGTTTTTAGTGTCATAATGCGGGATATAAAGCTTTGATTTTTTAAAGCTATCCCCTTTATGATATTTAAATCATTAAATGGAATTATAATTGCGAGTACCCCGTTTTCTTTAAGACGTGAAAGTCCTATTTCTAGTAGAGTTTCATAGTCAAGTGTATCCGTGTACTTGGAAAGAATATTTCTAGGTTTGGTTGATTTCCATTTTGTTTGAAAATATGGGGGATTGGAAATGATAAGATCAAAGGTTTTTGTTGGATTTTGAATATTAAAATCCTGTAAACTTATATTTAGAGCGGACACTTGAGCTGCTTTATTGATGGCTATGTTCTCCAAAGTTAAATCATAAGCATTTTTATCTATATCGATGGTGAGGATATGAGATGATTTATCAATTCTTTGAATTAATCCAAGACTTATTACTCCTGAGCCAGA
The DNA window shown above is from Chitinophagales bacterium and carries:
- a CDS encoding methyltransferase; this encodes MEIFQFKQFQIKQNAASVFKVNTEAVLLTVWVTITPNIEILEIGSGSGVISLGLIQRIDKSSHILTIDIDKNAYDLTLENIAINKAAQVSALNISLQDFNIQNPTKTFDLIISNPPYFQTKWKSTKPRNILSKYTDTLDYETLLEIGLSRLKENGVLAIIIPFNDLNIIKGIALKNQSFISRIMTLKTIFNKSPLRVLLEIKKGHSHMEYEAEEITIKGENGLFSEEYKNMTKDYYKIF